A single Lactuca sativa cultivar Salinas chromosome 8, Lsat_Salinas_v11, whole genome shotgun sequence DNA region contains:
- the LOC111893175 gene encoding uncharacterized protein LOC111893175 has protein sequence MRTDMVNRCLSLSQHSVPQSPSSSSSPSSSLQTLASAISSPSAKRRCLTHRALAYRYVHRSAIFGTKLKRSDPSREPQLIQRAVSASLDAEFSDEEFSKKIRELALQFQVSDEFGNKEKYDGLALELELASESQSPFAGLKMEVPDWPGDMIPASIERKANSVELPFSLRIIKRKKQWQEGIRDAGESAYCSVKKAFSSMVFIIRELQSYTLQMRELLYYEDLQGILVRVQQEMNASFVWLFQQVFSQTPTLMVYVMILLANYSVYSMSNNIALAAPPPPATVESITEHQSETKFDSSSVKTFSVNSGGKTTSIGGNNGGGGKFRAVASGTDGDGRFDGSITSSSSIVNPTRTSEESVSGQASKDNEWESWNSIVDEADRMQGVIGDNGDLDHETMKRFVSPVTVKIEEEDTEDHSKTELLYQTGLSQEPDNPLLLANYAQFLYLVTRDYDRAEDYFKRASMVEPKDAEALNKYASFLWQVRKDLWAAEETYLEAISADPTNSFYAANYAHFLWSTGGEDTCFPLDSPGNMFSDEV, from the exons atgaGGACGGATATGGTGAATAGGTGTTTGAGTTTATCACAACATTCGGTTCCACAATCACCTTCTTCTtcgtcttctccttcttcttcattgCAAACTCTAGCCTCTGCAATCTCTTCACCGTCAGCAAAACGACGGTGTTTGACCCACCGCGCACTGGCTTACCGCTACGTTCACCGGTCGGCGATATTTGGGACGAAGCTGAAGAGATCCGACCCATCTAGAGAGCCGCAGCTTATCCAACGCGCCGTCTCCGCCAGCTTAGATGCAGAGTTTTCGGATGAAGAATTCTCAAAGAAAATTCGAGAACTAGCTCTCCAGTTTCAAGTTTCCGACGAATTTGGCAATAAAGAGAAGTATGACGGTTTAgcattggaattggaattggcATCGGAGAGCCAGAGCCCATTTGCTGGTTTGAAGATGGAAGTGCCTGACTGGCCAGGGGATATGATTCCGGCGAGTATTGAGCGAAAGGCGAACAGCGTTGAGTTGCCATTTTCATTACGAATTATCAAGAGGAAGAAACAATGGCAGGAGGGAATAAGAGACGCAGGTGAATCTGCCTATTGTTCAGTAAAAAAAGCTTTCTCTTCAATGGTGTTCATAATCCGAGAGCTTCAAAGCTACACACTTCAAATGAGAGAGCTTTTATACTACGAAGATTTACAGGGGATTCTTGTGAGAGTTCAGCAAGAAATGAACGCATCTTTCGTCTGGTTGTTCCAACAAGTCTTTTCCCAAACCCCTACTTTAATGGTGTACGTGATGATTCTTTTAGCCAATTACAGTGTATATTCAATGTCAAACAATATCGCACTCGCGGCGCCGCCACCTCCCGCCACCGTAGAGTCGATTACAGAACACCAAAGTGAAACAAAATTCGATTCTTCATCAGTCAAAACGTTTTCTGTAAATTCAGGTGGGAAAACCACCTCAATCGGCGGAAACAACGGCGGCGGTGGGAAATTCAGGGCAGTTGCTAGCGGGACAGACGGCGACGGGAGATTTGATGGATCTATAACTTCATCGTCATCAATCGTAAACCCGACAAGGACTAGCGAGGAGTCGGTTTCGGGTCAAGCGAGTAAGGATAATGAATGGGAGTCATGGAATTCGATTGTGGATGAAGCTGACAGAATGCAGGGTGTGATCGGAGACAACGGCGATCTGGATCATGAAACTATGAAAAGATTTGTTTCTCCGGTGACTGTGAAAATCGAGGAAGAAGATACAGAAGATCACTCCAAAACAGAGCTTCTTTATCAAACGGGTCTCTCACAAGAACCCGACAACCCGCTTCTTCTTGCGAATTACGCCCAGTTTCTGTACCTCGTTACACGAGATTACGATAG AGCTGAGGATTACTTCAAAAGAGCTTCAATGGTGGAACCTAAAGACGCAGAAGCACTTAACAAATACGCAAGCTTTTTATGGCAAGTTCGAAAAGACTTGTGGGCTGCTGAAGAGACTTATTTGGAAGCCATTTCTGCCGATCCTACAAACTCTTTTTATGCTGCAAATTATGCACATTTCTTATGGAGCACCGGTGGAGAAGACACTTGTTTCCCTCTTGACTCGCCGGGAAATATGTTCTCCGACGAAGTGTGA